One genomic region from Anthonomus grandis grandis chromosome 1, icAntGran1.3, whole genome shotgun sequence encodes:
- the LOC126742012 gene encoding uncharacterized protein LOC126742012 encodes MDENTYVELLEMVTPLIKRQDTVMRPAISAHERLTATLRYLATGRNYHDLRFSTIISPQALSEIIPETCSAIYQVLKEKYMKFPTTQSECKSISEGFEEVCNFPNCVGAVDGKHIQIKPPPGSRAFYYNYKGYNSLVLMAICNANDEFIMCHFGTNGRISDGGVIACTRFYTKLINKTLELPPAICPRNSNRQLPFIFIGDEAFALRGDFLKPYGQNDLNHDRKIFNYCLSRARCKIENSFGILSARFQIKKIIQSERCKWGLEQILSN; translated from the exons ATGGATGAAAATACCTATGTAGAATTGTTAGAAATGGTTACTCCATTAATAAAACGTCAGGACACAGTTATGAGACCTGCAATAAGTGCACATGAACGGTTAACCGCAACCCTTCGATATTTAGCGACTGGACGTAATTATCACGACTTAAGATTTTCCACGATAATATCTCCGCAAGCCTTGAGCGAAATAATTCCTGAAACATGTTCAGCCATATACCAAGTACTAAAGGAAAAATATATGAAG tttcctACAACACAAAGCGAATGCAAAAGTATCTCCGAAGGCTTTGAAGAAGTATGCAACTTTCCTAATTGTGTTGGAGCCGTAGATGGCAAGCATATTCAAATCAAACCACCACCGGGTAGTCGagcattttattacaattacaAGGGTTATAACAGTTTAGTTCTCATGGCCATATGTAATGCAAATGATGAATTTATAATGTGTCATTTTGGTACCAATGGTCGAATATCGGATGGAGGAGTCATAGCATGCACTCGTTTCtacacaaaattaataaataaaacattagagCTGCCACCTGCAATATGCCCACGAAACAGTAACAGGCAGCTACCATTTATATTCATTGGAGATGAAGCATTTGCATTACgaggtgattttttaaaaccttatggTCAAAACGACCTGAATCATGAtcgaaaaatttttaattactgcTTATCAAGGGCACGATGCAAAATTGAAAACTCATTTGGCATACTATCAGCAAGATTTCAA ATCAAGAAAATCATACAGAGCGAACGGTGCAAATGGGGCTTAGAGCAAATCCTGAGCAACTAG